The Methylacidimicrobium sp. B4 genome contains a region encoding:
- the mfd gene encoding transcription-repair coupling factor has translation MARWFAASPFDRWRTQARPGGAYSLASLPISAQAFLLSGLFCASSPFLLILTSSPKRATALASALEAWDRRIPILPEGAPVPQGALPDLDLAASRLQIATSLLHKELPGLIATPAALRHPVPKAQALEKSTLRLSPALPPDRATFLEELAAAQFERCPRVSVRGQMSLRGSILDLFPWTAACPLRTEWEGNALASLREFDPISQRSLRTLPSATISLLPPAELAEEQAATLQDYLPDAPCRFLIDGACAEIESDTLEPEPDFREHDFLGTPREDHLMREGRWTLFAAELRRWLSEEWEVGIFVNNEGEEKRLEELLTAEKIDTNGVAWISGALTRGFSWPAARLAILSDAEIFGRYQTIPQRGKRAQGAAEVRAVETPFAEWQPGDFVVHLQHGIGRYRGVETLPDEGGEALLLEFADAAKLFVPIDQSYLVSRYIGGTRRAPKLDTLGGTRWQKARAVAQGAIRDYAAKLLRIQAERQVLSGSACPPDSDWQREFEKSFVYRETPDQLRAIAQTKADMEAARPMDRLVCGDVGFGKTEVAIRAIFKAAVGGKQAALLAPTTVLAYQHYQTLRQRFADYPIQVAFLGRLASAAGERRVLAAIASGECDVVVGTHRLLSPDIRFARLGLVAIDEEQRFGVHQKERWKERFRAVDMLALSATPIPRTLYLALAGARDLSLIETPPSNRLSIETLVCPYDERTIRSAIEKELSRGGQVYFLHNRIASIDRVCRRLRELIPAARVEIGHGQMDKEDLESVMQRFVSGETDVLLATSIIENGLDIPNANTIIVDRADRFGLADLYQLRGRVGRSNQKAFAYLLLPRDRFLAADAKRRIRAMQEYSQLGAGFRIALRDLEIRGAGNLLGTAQSGHIAAIGFELYCRLLREAVAAVQGKKARSPLACKVSIDFLESAFERPGIPASYISSTEERIAAHRQAAEAASLEERRELEQSWRDRFGPLPEPVRLLLEEVELRILGSERSLERIEVQGEKVLLQRKGSYLMVGGRFPRLTGLDAGSKLASVKKWILTLA, from the coding sequence ATGGCGCGCTGGTTCGCCGCGAGCCCGTTTGATCGGTGGCGAACGCAGGCGCGGCCGGGAGGGGCCTACAGCCTTGCGTCGCTCCCGATCTCCGCGCAGGCCTTTCTTCTTTCTGGCCTTTTCTGCGCTTCTTCGCCTTTCCTGCTCATCCTTACCAGCTCTCCGAAGCGGGCAACCGCCTTGGCCTCCGCCTTGGAAGCATGGGACCGGCGAATTCCTATTCTTCCGGAAGGCGCTCCCGTGCCGCAAGGCGCTCTTCCCGATCTCGATCTGGCGGCCTCCCGGCTGCAAATCGCCACCTCCCTTCTCCATAAGGAGCTTCCCGGCCTGATCGCGACTCCCGCTGCCCTGCGTCACCCCGTGCCCAAGGCACAGGCCCTGGAAAAAAGCACCCTCCGGCTCTCTCCCGCGCTCCCACCGGATCGGGCAACCTTCCTGGAGGAACTCGCGGCCGCCCAGTTCGAGCGCTGCCCGCGCGTCAGCGTCCGAGGTCAAATGAGCCTGCGCGGCAGCATCCTCGACCTCTTCCCCTGGACGGCTGCTTGCCCTCTGCGAACGGAATGGGAAGGGAACGCCCTGGCTTCCCTTCGGGAATTCGACCCCATCTCCCAACGTTCCCTGCGCACCCTCCCCTCCGCTACGATCTCTCTCCTCCCCCCGGCCGAGCTCGCCGAGGAGCAGGCTGCCACCCTGCAGGACTATCTCCCCGATGCGCCGTGTCGCTTCCTGATCGACGGCGCTTGCGCCGAGATCGAGAGCGACACCTTGGAGCCGGAGCCCGATTTTCGGGAACACGATTTCCTGGGCACGCCGAGGGAAGACCACCTGATGCGGGAGGGCCGCTGGACGCTTTTCGCCGCCGAGCTCCGTCGTTGGCTTTCCGAGGAGTGGGAGGTCGGGATCTTCGTCAACAACGAAGGGGAAGAGAAGCGGCTCGAGGAGCTCTTGACGGCGGAGAAGATCGATACGAACGGAGTTGCCTGGATTTCGGGAGCTCTCACACGGGGCTTCTCCTGGCCTGCGGCTCGGCTTGCGATTCTGAGCGACGCCGAGATCTTCGGCCGCTATCAGACGATCCCCCAGCGGGGAAAGCGGGCGCAGGGTGCCGCAGAGGTTCGCGCGGTCGAAACGCCCTTTGCGGAATGGCAACCTGGAGATTTCGTCGTGCATCTGCAGCATGGCATCGGCCGCTACCGGGGCGTAGAAACCCTCCCGGACGAAGGCGGCGAGGCGCTGCTCCTGGAATTTGCCGATGCCGCGAAGCTCTTCGTGCCGATCGATCAGAGCTACCTGGTCTCACGCTATATTGGAGGTACTCGTCGCGCCCCGAAGCTGGACACGCTTGGAGGGACCCGATGGCAAAAGGCGCGAGCGGTCGCCCAGGGTGCAATTCGAGACTATGCGGCCAAGTTGTTGCGCATCCAGGCGGAACGGCAGGTTCTTTCGGGAAGCGCCTGCCCTCCTGACTCCGATTGGCAACGAGAGTTTGAAAAATCGTTCGTCTATCGGGAGACCCCCGATCAGCTCCGCGCCATCGCCCAGACCAAGGCGGACATGGAAGCGGCGCGGCCCATGGATCGACTCGTCTGCGGTGATGTGGGGTTCGGCAAGACCGAGGTCGCCATTCGGGCCATCTTCAAAGCCGCCGTTGGCGGCAAGCAGGCCGCCTTGCTCGCTCCGACGACCGTGCTCGCCTACCAGCACTACCAGACCCTCCGGCAGCGATTTGCGGACTATCCCATTCAAGTTGCCTTCCTCGGCCGCCTCGCTTCGGCCGCGGGGGAGCGGCGGGTGCTGGCCGCGATCGCCTCCGGTGAATGTGATGTCGTCGTGGGCACGCATCGGCTCCTTTCCCCGGACATTCGCTTCGCGCGTCTGGGACTCGTCGCGATCGACGAAGAGCAACGATTCGGGGTGCACCAGAAGGAGCGCTGGAAGGAGCGCTTTCGGGCCGTGGATATGCTCGCCCTTTCCGCCACCCCGATTCCCCGCACCCTCTATCTCGCGCTGGCGGGCGCGCGCGACCTGAGCCTCATCGAGACTCCGCCCTCCAATCGCCTCTCGATCGAAACGCTGGTCTGCCCCTACGACGAGCGGACGATCCGCTCTGCGATCGAAAAGGAGCTTTCTCGGGGCGGGCAGGTCTACTTCCTGCACAATCGGATCGCTTCGATCGACCGGGTCTGCCGTCGTCTTCGGGAGCTCATTCCCGCGGCTCGCGTCGAAATCGGGCACGGCCAGATGGACAAAGAGGATCTGGAGAGCGTGATGCAGCGATTCGTTTCGGGCGAGACCGACGTTCTCTTGGCCACCTCGATCATCGAAAACGGTCTCGACATTCCCAACGCGAACACGATCATCGTCGATCGGGCGGACCGATTCGGCCTGGCCGACCTCTATCAACTCCGGGGTCGCGTCGGCCGGTCCAACCAAAAAGCCTTCGCCTATCTCCTCTTGCCCCGCGACCGCTTCCTTGCCGCCGATGCCAAGCGCCGCATCCGGGCCATGCAGGAATACAGCCAGCTCGGGGCGGGCTTCCGCATCGCCCTTCGCGACCTCGAGATTCGCGGAGCGGGCAATCTGCTGGGAACAGCCCAGAGCGGACATATCGCCGCCATCGGCTTCGAGCTCTACTGCCGCCTGCTCCGGGAGGCGGTTGCCGCGGTACAAGGGAAGAAGGCCCGAAGCCCACTCGCCTGCAAGGTCTCGATCGACTTTCTCGAGAGCGCTTTCGAGCGGCCCGGTATCCCCGCATCCTACATCTCCTCCACCGAAGAACGGATCGCAGCGCATCGTCAGGCTGCGGAAGCGGCGTCTCTTGAGGAACGGCGGGAGCTCGAGCAATCCTGGCGCGACCGATTCGGCCCGCTACCCGAACCCGTACGCCTCCTCTTGGAGGAGGTGGAGCTGCGCATCCTGGGAAGCGAGCGCTCGCTGGAGCGCATCGAGGTGCAAGGAGAGAAGGTGCTCTTGCAGCGCAAAGGCAGCTACCTCATGGTCGGCGGCCGATTCCCCCGCTTGACCGGACTAGATGCGGGAAGTAAGCTCGCGTCGGTCAAGAAGTGGATCCTGACCCTTGCCTAG
- a CDS encoding TonB-dependent siderophore receptor — MAFFPWVLAVCFCLEALPCAAQEEASPSPAAAGLIPDAGTPSEVPSGAGAAAPVLPAQENVPTLLPEVEVTEGLPGPASTPTSAYGTEMSILDTPREVTPVSREQLDTVAPGNLMGYDDLAPLIPSLTTMAPAGDYSVEPFIRGLPGTVFRNGMLVGLESYGTSGPMPNFLAYENLDVVQGPVAAVFGAREMAAGYVNDVTKQPYFDRFRGDAQYSMGMYDQNRWNVDLGGPFAGGKAAYRFDYSGQYSGSYYEGAYMHSQDFYLALSAHPSENYTIDSNFELDTLGFNLPLGINRPDPALIDSDLYQSGDMIGWLGPNGTFHPGIGNTGNGMVIQWGPQVPISLRDNLANLAGSGNRSEYGVAQVIQTLKLSDDLRIVNNTMFEYFSMLQDPLANSNWSYTPGDWLIEHRIEAQAKAETGLGELSLAHELDGGLFLWFDSQVDYCETSRIADNNWNMAQPLSRSGLLPPITMAEALRANNIYLTDIPVPGVPGMTYNVDNFSSARSQFFQVSPFVQDNIRLGDHWSLLLGARLQWYSVANSTPPGTPALLTMQSNYSILEPQANASLSYKPYPWMNAYCTYSYAQTAAMDVLGAFCPEFTSSYYHLSNIMYESGVKFNLLRDKLFLSAEGFYYSTFFPVTVLPGGFTPITPADVLGAELAGTYQPDRNWTYTFGFDYLTGEEFWTQSAAQTGPTIIQSYSAATAARYGLPVDNYPTLPTGTYPFIGFPHEHGTAMATYKSDQGFGASLWLWIQSGMFLSYDYSTRIPVDYTLNASVFYATKRWEARVQIYNLTDNHYWFPTGTGFQGDRVYNYDKVLIGLPFWVMGTVRVFF; from the coding sequence ATGGCCTTCTTCCCCTGGGTGCTTGCCGTTTGCTTCTGCCTCGAAGCGCTTCCGTGCGCTGCTCAAGAAGAGGCCTCCCCCTCTCCCGCAGCAGCCGGCCTCATCCCCGATGCCGGAACCCCATCCGAGGTGCCTTCTGGTGCTGGGGCGGCAGCGCCCGTTCTCCCGGCCCAGGAGAATGTCCCTACTCTCTTGCCGGAAGTGGAGGTGACCGAAGGCCTCCCCGGCCCGGCATCGACGCCGACGAGCGCCTACGGCACGGAGATGAGCATCCTCGATACGCCGCGGGAAGTGACCCCAGTATCGCGAGAGCAGCTCGACACGGTCGCACCCGGGAACCTCATGGGATACGACGACCTTGCCCCACTCATCCCTTCCCTCACTACGATGGCTCCCGCCGGGGACTATTCGGTGGAGCCCTTCATTCGGGGGCTTCCCGGCACGGTCTTCCGCAATGGGATGCTGGTTGGCCTGGAAAGCTACGGAACCTCGGGGCCCATGCCCAATTTCTTGGCGTATGAGAACCTCGATGTGGTGCAAGGGCCGGTGGCTGCCGTTTTCGGCGCCCGAGAGATGGCGGCGGGCTACGTCAACGACGTGACCAAGCAGCCCTACTTCGACCGCTTTCGCGGAGACGCCCAATACAGCATGGGGATGTACGATCAGAACCGGTGGAACGTCGATCTCGGGGGACCTTTCGCCGGGGGGAAGGCGGCCTACCGCTTCGACTACTCGGGGCAATACTCGGGCAGCTACTACGAGGGGGCCTACATGCACAGCCAGGACTTCTACCTGGCCCTCTCCGCCCATCCCTCGGAGAACTACACGATCGACTCCAATTTCGAGCTCGATACCCTCGGCTTCAACCTGCCGCTCGGGATCAACCGGCCCGATCCGGCGTTGATCGATAGCGATCTCTACCAGAGCGGAGACATGATCGGATGGCTCGGGCCCAACGGCACCTTCCATCCCGGAATCGGCAACACCGGGAATGGCATGGTCATTCAGTGGGGACCGCAGGTGCCGATCAGCTTGCGGGACAACCTGGCGAATCTCGCCGGCTCGGGAAACCGGAGCGAATACGGAGTGGCCCAGGTGATCCAGACCCTCAAGCTTTCGGACGACCTCCGCATCGTCAACAACACGATGTTCGAATATTTCAGCATGCTCCAGGATCCGCTCGCCAACTCCAACTGGAGCTACACACCGGGTGATTGGCTGATCGAGCATCGGATCGAGGCGCAGGCCAAGGCCGAGACCGGGCTGGGGGAGCTCTCCCTGGCTCATGAGCTCGACGGAGGGCTCTTCCTCTGGTTCGATAGCCAGGTCGACTATTGCGAAACGAGCCGAATCGCCGATAACAACTGGAACATGGCCCAGCCGCTCTCCCGTTCAGGGCTCCTTCCGCCGATCACGATGGCCGAGGCCTTGCGTGCCAACAATATCTATCTCACGGACATTCCGGTGCCGGGTGTCCCGGGCATGACCTACAACGTGGACAACTTCTCGAGCGCTCGGTCCCAGTTCTTTCAGGTCTCTCCGTTTGTCCAGGATAATATCCGCCTGGGCGATCATTGGAGCCTGCTCTTGGGAGCCCGCTTGCAATGGTATTCGGTCGCCAACAGCACTCCCCCAGGGACCCCGGCTCTCTTGACGATGCAGAGCAACTATTCGATCCTGGAGCCGCAGGCGAACGCGAGCCTGAGCTATAAGCCCTACCCGTGGATGAATGCCTACTGCACCTATTCCTATGCGCAGACGGCGGCCATGGACGTCTTGGGTGCGTTCTGCCCGGAGTTCACGAGCTCCTACTACCACCTCTCAAACATCATGTACGAGTCGGGTGTGAAGTTCAACCTGCTCCGTGACAAGCTCTTCTTGAGCGCCGAAGGCTTCTACTACTCGACCTTCTTTCCCGTGACGGTCCTCCCGGGAGGCTTTACCCCCATCACCCCAGCCGACGTGCTGGGAGCGGAGCTGGCCGGCACCTATCAGCCGGACCGGAATTGGACCTATACCTTCGGCTTCGACTATCTCACCGGCGAGGAGTTTTGGACGCAGAGCGCAGCCCAAACAGGTCCCACCATCATCCAGAGTTACTCCGCCGCGACCGCGGCACGCTACGGCCTCCCGGTTGATAACTATCCGACCCTTCCGACGGGTACATACCCGTTCATCGGCTTTCCCCACGAGCATGGGACGGCGATGGCAACCTACAAGTCAGACCAGGGGTTCGGTGCCTCTCTCTGGCTCTGGATCCAGAGCGGGATGTTCCTCTCCTACGACTACTCGACGCGGATTCCGGTCGACTACACGCTCAACGCGAGCGTCTTCTATGCCACCAAGCGGTGGGAGGCCCGGGTGCAGATTTATAACTTGACCGATAACCACTACTGGTTCCCCACCGGGACAGGCTTCCAGGGAGACCGGGTTTACAATTACGACAAGGTCCTGATCGGCCTTCCCTTCTGGGTCATGGGAACCGTCCGCGTCTTCTTTTGA
- a CDS encoding IS1380 family transposase produces MTECSQETFGFTAHFSRRVEAGFTAGRVSSDGGAILLREADRKIGLLRRLERCFRDRRHPGRIVHRVREMLAQRIFGIALGYEDLNDHEQLRTDPLVALLSGKRDLEADLAGKSTLNRLELVGRSERYHKIDYSAEAIDRLLVDLYLESHPQAPKEVVLDLDATDIPLYGHQPERFFHGYYDAYCYLPLYIFAEDQLLGVRLRPSNQDAAEGSLAEIIRIVGQLRTHWPEVKIVLRADSGFCREEIMAWCEANQVDFLFGLIRNERLCRPIEASMKQARRLHESTGKPARVFSEFAYRTLSSWSRERRVVSKAEYLEKGKNPRFVVTSLSTEEWPAQALYEKLYCARGEMENRIKGAPAKPAKSRWCKSTTLKK; encoded by the coding sequence ATGACAGAGTGTAGCCAAGAGACTTTTGGATTTACAGCCCATTTTTCGCGTCGGGTGGAAGCGGGATTTACCGCGGGTCGGGTTTCGAGTGATGGGGGCGCGATCCTCTTACGAGAAGCGGATCGGAAGATCGGGTTGTTAAGACGGCTGGAGCGTTGCTTCCGGGATCGACGCCATCCGGGGCGCATTGTGCATCGGGTGCGGGAGATGCTAGCGCAGCGCATCTTCGGGATTGCGCTGGGCTACGAGGATCTCAATGACCACGAGCAGCTGCGTACCGATCCTTTGGTGGCTCTCCTAAGCGGTAAAAGGGATCTGGAAGCGGATCTGGCGGGCAAGAGTACGCTCAACCGCCTGGAACTGGTAGGTCGAAGCGAACGCTACCACAAGATCGACTACTCGGCCGAAGCGATCGACCGGCTGTTGGTCGATCTCTACCTTGAATCGCATCCCCAGGCTCCCAAGGAGGTGGTGCTCGATCTGGATGCGACCGACATCCCTCTTTACGGCCATCAGCCCGAGCGCTTCTTCCATGGCTATTATGATGCGTATTGTTATTTGCCGCTCTACATCTTCGCCGAAGATCAGCTCCTCGGCGTGCGGCTTCGGCCATCGAACCAGGATGCGGCGGAGGGATCCCTTGCCGAGATCATCCGGATCGTGGGACAACTCCGCACCCATTGGCCCGAGGTCAAGATCGTGCTCCGGGCCGACTCGGGCTTCTGCCGGGAAGAGATCATGGCCTGGTGCGAAGCCAATCAGGTCGACTTCCTCTTCGGCCTGATTCGCAACGAGCGCTTGTGCCGACCCATTGAGGCGTCGATGAAGCAGGCCCGTCGTCTGCACGAGTCCACGGGCAAACCGGCTCGCGTCTTTTCCGAGTTTGCCTATCGCACCTTGAGTAGCTGGTCGAGGGAGCGCCGAGTGGTCTCCAAAGCTGAGTACTTGGAGAAAGGAAAGAATCCGCGCTTTGTCGTCACCTCTCTCTCCACCGAGGAGTGGCCCGCCCAGGCCCTCTACGAGAAGCTCTACTGCGCGCGCGGAGAGATGGAGAATCGGATCAAGGGTGCGCCGGCAAAACCGGCGAAGAGTAGGTGGTGCAAGTCCACTACACTGAAGAAATAG
- the ltrA gene encoding group II intron reverse transcriptase/maturase, translating into MMNGPKKSDLAIVAEKPTNKAGKPAAEPVEPRARTEGNTHQQSTDRTQGRVRVSQALERVRQVAKARKKERFTALLHHISVDLLRQSFYALKRNAAPGVDGVRWSDYEANLESNLQGLHDRVRRGAYRALPSRRKYIPKPDGRQRPLGIASLEDKLLQRAVVAVLNAIYEEDFLGFSYGFRPKRSQHDALDALATGIQRRKVNWILDADYRSFFDTVSHEWLIRFLEHRIGDERILRLIRKWLKAGVLEAEVVTESEAGTPQGATVSPLLANVYLHYVFDLWAQQWRKRHARGDMIVVRYADDSVLGFEYEADAQRFLAEMGTRSKAFSLQLHPDKTRIIRFGRFAALNRKERGRGKPETFNFLGFTMICGQKRTGGFQLLRRTRRDRLQRTIQRVKEELQRRRHQPIPDQGKWLAQVVRGFYAYHAVPTNYPALRLFRVRIAQLWKRALSRRGQRGQLTWKQMPKLVDAWLPPPRILHPWPERRFAVKHPRWEPCA; encoded by the coding sequence ATGATGAACGGACCCAAGAAGTCTGACCTCGCCATAGTAGCTGAGAAGCCGACGAACAAGGCCGGGAAACCGGCGGCGGAGCCGGTGGAGCCAAGGGCGAGGACCGAGGGGAACACGCATCAGCAAAGCACGGACCGGACTCAGGGCCGGGTTCGCGTGTCACAGGCGCTGGAGCGTGTACGGCAAGTAGCAAAGGCGAGGAAGAAGGAACGGTTCACTGCGCTGCTCCACCATATCAGCGTCGATCTACTCCGTCAGTCGTTTTACGCACTCAAGCGCAACGCGGCTCCCGGAGTGGACGGGGTGAGATGGTCGGACTACGAGGCAAACCTGGAGAGCAATCTGCAAGGTCTGCATGATCGGGTTCGTCGGGGCGCGTACCGGGCACTGCCCAGCCGGAGGAAGTACATTCCAAAGCCGGATGGGCGGCAGCGGCCGTTGGGCATCGCGTCGTTGGAGGATAAGCTCCTCCAGCGGGCGGTGGTGGCGGTGCTGAATGCGATCTACGAGGAAGATTTCCTCGGGTTCTCGTATGGATTCCGGCCGAAGCGCAGTCAGCACGATGCGCTGGATGCTTTGGCAACCGGCATTCAACGACGGAAGGTGAACTGGATACTCGACGCAGATTATCGAAGCTTTTTCGACACGGTGAGTCATGAATGGCTTATTCGTTTCCTGGAGCATCGAATCGGCGACGAGCGCATCCTCCGTCTGATCCGCAAATGGCTGAAGGCGGGAGTACTGGAGGCGGAGGTTGTCACGGAGAGCGAAGCAGGCACGCCTCAGGGTGCGACGGTGTCGCCCCTGTTGGCCAACGTCTATTTGCATTACGTGTTCGATCTCTGGGCGCAACAGTGGCGGAAACGCCACGCCCGCGGGGACATGATCGTAGTGCGCTACGCCGATGATAGTGTCCTCGGCTTTGAGTATGAAGCCGATGCCCAGCGGTTTCTGGCGGAGATGGGGACGCGGTCGAAGGCATTCTCGCTGCAACTGCATCCGGACAAGACACGGATCATTCGGTTTGGCCGTTTTGCGGCTCTCAATCGAAAAGAACGTGGTCGGGGCAAACCGGAGACCTTCAACTTTCTCGGCTTTACCATGATCTGTGGCCAGAAGCGCACGGGTGGCTTCCAACTTCTGCGAAGAACCCGCCGCGACCGTCTGCAGCGCACGATACAGCGCGTGAAAGAGGAATTGCAGCGAAGGCGGCACCAGCCGATTCCTGATCAAGGAAAATGGCTGGCGCAGGTGGTCAGGGGCTTTTATGCATACCACGCAGTGCCGACGAACTATCCGGCGCTGCGGCTGTTTCGGGTTCGCATTGCACAGCTCTGGAAGCGCGCGTTGTCACGGCGTGGCCAGCGCGGTCAGTTGACCTGGAAGCAAATGCCCAAACTCGTTGATGCCTGGCTGCCACCACCGCGTATTCTGCATCCTTGGCCCGAGCGTCGCTTCGCCGTCAAGCACCCAAGGTGGGAGCCGTGTGCCTGA
- a CDS encoding transposase has protein sequence MCPGGVPQGASLPGKQLYLFAERLSTAQMASNQLRLYFSALAYALVEALRRLALQGTEWANAQVDTLRLKLVKIGTLVRVSVRRVLLSMSSAYPWKHLFTHVFQMLRC, from the coding sequence ATCTGTCCGGGGGGCGTTCCGCAAGGAGCGTCCCTACCGGGAAAACAGCTCTACCTCTTTGCCGAGCGCCTCTCGACCGCGCAAATGGCCAGCAATCAGCTTCGCCTCTACTTTTCGGCTTTGGCCTATGCCCTGGTCGAAGCGCTGCGACGGCTGGCTCTGCAAGGAACGGAGTGGGCCAACGCCCAGGTCGACACCCTCCGGCTCAAGCTCGTCAAGATCGGCACGCTGGTCCGTGTCAGCGTCCGACGCGTCCTCTTGTCGATGAGCAGCGCCTATCCTTGGAAGCACCTCTTCACCCACGTCTTCCAGATGCTGCGTTGCTGA
- a CDS encoding TonB-dependent siderophore receptor, whose product MVESMDLVEGPPGAVFGATQPSNGYVNYITKQPYFDCFRGDAWATIGMYDQYLWGAEVGGPIDHPSAGQSSTLGYRLSYLGMNNGSYYDSIFDQQENFYGAIGWHPNDRYHADLFADFGTYSYMLEDVLMNRPTESLIQDGLYYPGYPPLSQVGSPTPPPANTFLGTPVPVSPRQTIKYPGDLGRAITGMAQLVQSVQMSDDLQLVNNTLFWYADHLASEDEIFFQEAWKGCYEIDNRTELRERFTTPGFFGPMKHFLDVGVEWRYQYVLAYDSLEFTVPNQWSVFENPNLRNGAFSPYFQTLVGNPSAPGGGEWLVPGGPYPFYFEPLNGATGTNFTRYGKASPFWQQTIQLTDTLSLILGARLDLYLISAETPPGTPAVLFEQLNTTQALPLFNASPTWKPFPWMTTYFNFNWAQATDVGGGGGYSPTFTNQAFHLLNELEELGVKLSLARNRLFLSADVFHEDTYLFNYLEPANPAQINGFETTATYQPNQSFWIRANYLFMSGVENWSASPYGPPLVQTYSTAQADRLGLPLDNSGSFPPGSYALIGWPEETVSGMATYQLDNGLGATVGGLFLSDMYLGYEHQVRIPPEFVLNAQAFYARPRWEARLYLFNFTNEHYWLPNGFAFSRHFSPTRAFAQERKGRVDCEDVRRGKGLREWGWSKIFARFGLMRAL is encoded by the coding sequence ATGGTGGAAAGCATGGATCTTGTGGAAGGTCCGCCGGGTGCCGTCTTTGGAGCGACCCAGCCTTCCAACGGCTACGTCAATTATATTACCAAGCAGCCCTACTTCGACTGCTTCCGCGGCGACGCCTGGGCGACGATCGGGATGTACGATCAGTATCTGTGGGGTGCCGAGGTCGGCGGACCGATCGACCATCCGAGCGCAGGCCAGTCCTCCACGCTCGGCTACCGGTTGAGCTACCTGGGCATGAATAACGGCAGCTATTACGACTCGATCTTCGATCAGCAGGAGAACTTCTACGGCGCGATCGGCTGGCACCCAAACGACCGCTATCATGCCGACCTTTTTGCCGACTTCGGCACTTACTCGTATATGCTCGAAGACGTGCTCATGAACCGTCCGACGGAATCCCTGATCCAAGACGGCCTCTATTATCCGGGCTATCCGCCGCTTTCTCAGGTAGGTTCCCCAACGCCCCCGCCAGCAAACACCTTCCTCGGCACCCCCGTTCCGGTGAGCCCCCGGCAGACGATCAAATATCCCGGCGACCTCGGACGGGCGATCACCGGCATGGCGCAGCTCGTTCAATCGGTCCAGATGAGCGATGACCTGCAATTGGTCAACAACACCCTCTTCTGGTACGCGGATCATCTCGCGAGCGAGGACGAGATCTTCTTTCAAGAGGCGTGGAAGGGCTGCTACGAAATCGACAACCGCACCGAGCTCAGAGAGAGGTTCACGACTCCGGGCTTCTTCGGACCGATGAAGCACTTCCTGGATGTGGGAGTCGAATGGCGCTACCAGTACGTGCTCGCCTACGACTCTCTCGAGTTTACGGTCCCGAACCAGTGGAGCGTCTTCGAGAATCCCAATCTCCGCAACGGCGCCTTTTCCCCCTACTTCCAAACCCTGGTCGGCAATCCTTCGGCCCCCGGTGGAGGCGAGTGGTTGGTTCCCGGTGGGCCCTATCCCTTCTACTTCGAGCCGCTCAATGGCGCCACCGGCACCAATTTCACGCGCTATGGGAAGGCTTCCCCCTTCTGGCAGCAGACGATTCAGCTCACGGACACGCTCTCGCTCATCCTGGGCGCACGGCTCGACCTCTACCTGATCTCGGCCGAGACACCCCCCGGTACGCCCGCCGTGCTTTTCGAGCAGCTCAACACAACCCAAGCGCTACCCCTTTTCAACGCCAGTCCCACCTGGAAGCCTTTTCCCTGGATGACCACCTACTTCAACTTCAACTGGGCCCAGGCGACCGACGTGGGCGGCGGAGGCGGCTACTCGCCGACATTCACGAACCAGGCGTTTCATCTCCTCAACGAGCTCGAGGAGCTGGGGGTAAAGTTGAGCCTCGCTCGGAACCGGCTTTTCCTCTCCGCGGACGTCTTCCACGAAGACACCTACCTCTTCAACTACCTGGAGCCAGCCAACCCTGCGCAGATCAACGGGTTTGAAACGACCGCGACCTACCAGCCAAACCAAAGCTTCTGGATCCGCGCCAACTATCTCTTCATGAGCGGAGTCGAGAACTGGAGCGCTTCGCCCTACGGGCCGCCGCTTGTGCAGACCTATTCGACCGCGCAGGCGGATCGGCTCGGCCTGCCCCTCGACAACTCGGGGAGCTTCCCGCCGGGGAGCTACGCGCTGATCGGTTGGCCGGAAGAGACGGTCTCGGGCATGGCAACCTACCAACTCGACAACGGCCTAGGGGCGACCGTTGGAGGGCTCTTCTTGAGCGATATGTATCTGGGCTACGAGCACCAGGTGCGGATTCCCCCAGAATTCGTGCTCAACGCCCAGGCATTCTACGCTCGGCCCCGCTGGGAGGCGCGTCTCTACCTCTTCAACTTCACCAATGAGCACTACTGGCTGCCCAACGGCTTTGCCTTTAGCCGCCATTTCTCACCAACGCGAGCTTTCGCGCAAGAAAGGAAGGGCCGAGTCGATTGCGAGGATGTTCGGCGAGGAAAGGGTCTTCGTGAGTGGGGATGGAGCAAGATTTTTGCTCGATTTGGCTTAATGCGAGCTCTGTAA